In Scatophagus argus isolate fScaArg1 chromosome 14, fScaArg1.pri, whole genome shotgun sequence, the following proteins share a genomic window:
- the LOC124070985 gene encoding ubiquitin carboxyl-terminal hydrolase 2-like: MPSLRHSYTVTVPEKPAAFPFDRSDLERKSPMLSGSKVVSAFMGLIINQAKHKSPQGLVGLRNLGNTCFMNSILQCLSNTPELRDYCLRNIHRMDCRTNAALMEEFAKLTQSLWTSVNNEAISPSDFRSQIQRYAPKFVGCNQQDAQEFLRFLLDGLHNEVNRVTVRPKASIEDFDHLCDEEKGKRMWNMYLERENSKVVDLFVGQLKSSVSCTVCGFRSTVFDPFWDLSIPVAQKNTSEVTLRDCLRLFTKEDVLDGEERPTCNRCNARRKCTKRFSIQKFPQILVLHLKRFSDSNNRASKLSTFVNFPLKELDLREFASQNNERAVYNLYAVSNHSGNALGGHYTAYCRNPALGEWFSYNDSRVSPVSSSQVRSSNAYVLFYEMAPTPHSKYQTCRL, from the exons ATGCCGTCTCTGCGACACTCGTACACGGTGACAGTACCGGAGAAACCGGCCGCTTTCCCCTTCGACAGATCCGATCTGGAGCGGAAGAGTCCGATGTTGTCCGGGTCCAAGGTGGTGTCTGCCTTCATGGGTCTGATCATCAACCAGGCCAAG CATAAGAGTCCTCAAGGCCTGGTGGGGCTGAGGAACCTGGGAAACACA tgtttcatgaaCTCAATCCTGCAGTGTCTGAGTAACACTCCCGAGCTGAGAGATTACTGCCTGAGAAACATCCATCGCATGGACTGCAGGACTAATGCTGCCCTCATGGAAG AGTTCGCAAAGCTGACTCAGAGCCTGTGGACGTCTGTGAACAACGAGGCCATCAGTCCCTCAGACTTCAGGAGCCAGATCCAGAGATACGCTCCCAAATTTGTGGGCTGCAA TCAACAGGACGCTCAGGAGTTTCTGCGCTTCTTATTGGATGGTCTCCATAATGAGGTGAACAGGGTGACAGTCCGCCCTAAGGCGTCCATCGAGGACTTTGACCATCTCTG CGATGAAGAAAAAGGCAAGCGGATGTGGAATATGtacctggagagagagaacagcaaaGTAGTGG ATCTGTTTGTTGGGCAGCTGAAAAGCTCTGTGTCCTGCACCGTCTGTGGCTTCCGCTCCACCGTGTTCGATCCGTTCTGGGACCTGTCGATACCTGTTGCACAG AAGAACACAAGCGAAGTGACTCTCCGAGACTGCCTGAGACTCTTCACAAAGGAGGACGTGTTGGACGGAGAGGAGAGACCG aCGTGCAACAGATGCAACGCCAGGAGGAAATGCACCAAAAGATTCAGCATTCAGAAGTTTCCTCAGATCCTCGTGCTGC ACCTGAAGCGCTTCTCAGACTCTAACAACCGAGCGAGCAAACTCTCCACTTTTGTCAACTTCCCTCTGAAGGAGCTGGACCTGCGGGAGTTTGCCTCACAGAACAACG AGCGTGCTGTGTACAACCTGTATGCTGTGTCCAACCACTCGGGAAACGCCTTGGGAGGCCATTACACAGCCTACTGCAGGAACCCTGCACTGGGCGAGTGGTTCAGCTACAACGACTCCAG gGTGAGCCCAGTGTCCTCCAGCCAAGTGCGAAGCAGCAACGCTTACGTACTCTTCTACGAGATGGCCCCCACCCCTCACAGCAAATATCAGACCTGTCGGCTGTAG
- the tecta gene encoding alpha-tectorin has protein sequence MVRPGCPVILLHLFNIFAHAGARIQDIMYPYGPGHRDLETPKMDDGSSPEITLLIQFVFFNVPYRSIYVNNNGVISFNVQVSQFTPEAFPLSDSRSFIAPLWADVHNGIRGDVYYRETTEPEILERATQDVRKYFKNTPTFTAAWVFIATWHQVTFYGGSQTTPVNTFQAVLISDSVASFCMFNYGEITWSTGTASGGDPLTGLGGTTAQSGFNGGDIGHFFNLPGSRSNDVVNIEQTTNVNTPGRWFFRVDTEVIDPANGCSYNGRYYRRGEIFWLSDQCSQRCRCLDIDNEVQCQEAPCGQLETCEQQEGAFYCQPTRTSTCVVFGDPHYHTFDGFLYHFQGTCSYLLARPCWEVAGQPFFSVEAKNENRGGASVSWLRDVTVEVYGHRVMLPKGSFGTIHVDGLMKTLPVQLQLGAVRVYQSGVAVALETDFGLLVTYDGQHYASISLPSSYFNNTCGLCGNYNDDPADDPVLPDGSLAESVVELGGSWRAEDTDWRCTDGCAQNCSMCDPLTEAFYFRTDYCGLINKTDGPFRDCRAVVDPTAFVYSCVYDMCSNRDNITTLCQAIQAYALACQALGVTIRPWRSRTFCALSCPEFSHYQVCTSACPASCSDLTAPLYCVHPCTEGCQCDEGYVLSGSRCVQREDCGCEHNSVYYPLNNTFWVGPSGEEGECTLRCNCGPAGEVSCFNESCKEGEVCVAEVGLLGCYPRREGVCSVTQNSVTSSFDGTFLLFPDDSSYYLLKLCGPVPANGSVVEVKMGRRLVNKGPSWKRPVVVTVANLEAQIGGTDFDTVKVNGEQVGLPYVHPMETMMIYRAPGNATVVESRGLLRVHYNRQGFLNISLSTLFYNVTCGLCGVFNSNSTDDLRLPNGRLAESTEQFTEGWRSIADDLTCNGDCDDLYRMCTDLRLYQSPWMCGNINDPGNSSFLACHAVVNPSPFFRNCLYNMCVKEGNRSALCSSLQAYATACQDAQVGLTSWRSATNCPLPCPENSHFDECTTACPLTCANLDEPEEPCPLPCQEGCQCEQGFALRDGLCVARSDCGCMSHGRQLATNQTFWTDWECQERCYCNGSDNSVYCQLAPCHPEEYCQENDGLYFCQPRTEALCVAAGYGHFLPFGGVPFELQSSCTLRMTTTYCGREGSDPTTVSGAFPPFKLAARNEERDTGQAIWVRGFALEVYGYEIEVSRSYKNTVTVNKERLYLPLKLGPGKINIFTLGMQLILETDFGLKVAFDWNTLLLLTLPRDLYNTSCGLCQGMPLTPPALTTTEWGMAWAERDTFCQVGCGDSCPRCGLGEKSVVNDAPLMIADSNTNIGTDSEADAVNTGIRFHIGDGLYVFVEPEAVRLCGLIVDRGGVFARCHSKVAPAFFYQSCLQDTCMDQGAQDTVCNWLQIYASTCQTQGVPVTGWRSDTPCVQSCPPNSHYSSCVPVCPPQCAPARGQRDCSQDCVEGCQCDQGYVLNGKSCILPQNCGCYTDGKYYEPKQLFWNGDCTKRCQCIGRNLIQCDPRRCKAEEECTLRYGVRGCFARRSQHCVASGGGVFRTFDGASLRFPASCSFVLSTNCHKLPDLSFQLIANFDKWSTPNLTTISHVYLYINEENILISGSTVKVNGTPVSVPFLTGLMTRLSTSEGFIVIDTPQDIQVRYNQFNTLSITMGQRLQNKVCGLCGNFNGDPGDDYITSRGKPAVSALELAQSWKTNGMQNSCDETQYVALAQSCDNTAVVALQGEDACLKLTQLKGFFQPCHGLLDPRPFYQSCYLDGCYNHRKAQVCGSLAAYAEACRSMGTLTTKWINQENCSEWIYDPCAGEICTNFTCELENGGDLCGCPELPTSTGADDDIIQAEVTCKHAQMEVSISKCKLFQLGFEREDVRINDEHCAGIEGEDFISFHINNTKGHCGSIVQSNGTHIMYKNTVWIESVNNTGNVITRDRTINVEFSCAYELDLKISLETVLKPMLSVINLTLPTQEGNFITKMALYKNSSYRHPYREGEVVLSTRDILFVGVFVEGADENQLILIVNMCWATPSRYSSDRLRYVIIERGCPNIKDNTIGMAENGVSLTCRFHVTVFKFIGDYDEVHLHCDVSLCDSETSTCKVNCPHKRRMYSEDGDHKQHILSVGPIRRRESDWCEEENGGCEQICTSKPTGPVCSCVTGMLQRDGKSCRSKNPTHTQTTAHTGAHTHGFQVILHAPPLKSFGFIN, from the exons atggTCAGGCCAGGCTGTCCAGTCATTCTGCTCCACCTCTTCAACATCTTTGCTCATGCGGGAG CTAGAATTCAGGATATCATGTATCCGTATGGACCCGGCCATAGGGATCTAGAGACTCCGAAGATGGATGATGGGAGTTCTCCTGAAATCACTTTGctcattcagtttgttttcttcaatgtCCCCTACCGTTCCATCTAT GTCAACAACAATGGTGTGATCTCCTTCAACGTGCAGGTCAGCCAGTTCACCCCAGAGGCCTTTCCCCTGAGTGACAGCAGGTCATTCATTGCTCCGCTTTGGGCTGATGTGCACAACGGCATCCGCGGAGATGTGTACTACAGAGAGACCACTGAACCGGAAATACTGGAAAGAGCAACACAAGATGTTCGGAAGTACTTCAAAAACACGCCCACCTTCACGGCGGCCTGGGTCTTCATTGCAACGTGGCATCAAGTCACCTTCTACGGAGGAAGCCAGACAACCCCG GTGAACACATTCCAAGCTGTACTAATCTCAGACAGCGTGGCGTCCTTCTGTATGTTCAACTATGGTGAAATCACATGGAGCACAGGAACGGCCAGTGGCGGAGATCCTTTAACAGGACTGGGTGGGACGACAGCTCAG TCAGGTTTTAATGGTGGAGACATCGGGCACTTCTTCAACCTGCCAGGATCACGGTCAAATGACGTAGTGAACATTGAACAGACGACCAATGTAAATACCCCTGGGCGCTGGTTCTTCCGCGTGGACACTGAAGTGATAGATCCTGCCAACGGCTGCAGCTACAATG gGCGCTATTACAGACGAGGGGAAATCTTCTGGCTGTCTGACCAGTGTTCCCAGCGATGCCGCTGCCTCGACATAGACAACGAAGTACAGTGCCAAGAAGCTCCATGCGGGCAGCTGGAGACCTGCGAGCAGCAGGAGGGAGCTTTTTACTGCCAGCCGACTCGCACCAGCACTTGTGTGGTATTTGGTGACCCCCATTACCACACGTTCGATGGCTTCCTCTATCACTTCCAGGGAACCTGCTCCTACCTGCTGGCTCGGCCCTGCTGGGAGGTTGCTGGACAGCCCTTCTTCAGCGTGGAGGCCAAAAATGAGAACCGTGGGGGTGCCTCAGTTTCTTGGCTTCGAGATGTCACGGTGGAGGTGTATGGTCACCGAGTCATGTTACCCAAAGGGAGTTTTGGAACCATCCAT GTGGATGGCTTGATGAAGACATTACCGGTCCAGCTGCAGCTTGGTGCTGTTAGGGTATATCAGTCCGGGGTTGCCGTTGCTTTAGAAACAGACTTTGGACTCTTGGTGACTTATGACGGTCAACACTACGCATCCATCTCCCTACCTAGCTCCTATTTCAACAACACCTGTGGCCTTTGTGGGAACTATAATGATGACCCCGCTGATGATCCTGTGCTTCCTGATGGGTCTCTAGCAGAAAGCGTAGTGGAGTTGGGGGGCAGCTGGCGAGCAGAGGACACAGACTGGAGGTGTACAGATGGCTGTGCCCAGAACTGCAGCATGTGTGACCCTCTTACAGAAGCCTTCTACTTCCGCACAGACTACTGCGGGCTCATCAACAAAACCGATGGCCCTTTTAGGGACTGCAGAGCTGTGGTGGATCCTACAGCCTTTGTGTATAGTTGTGTATATGACATGTGCAGCAACAGGGATAATATCACCACACTCTGCCAGGCTATCCAGGCTTATGCTCTGGCCTGTCAGGCCCTTGGTGTCACCATACGACCCTGGAGATCTCGCACCTTCTGCG CTTTGTCATGTCCAGAGTTCAGTCATTACCAGGTGTGCACAAGTGCCTGCCCGGCTTCCTGCTCGGACCTCACTGCTCCCCTGTATTGCGTTCACCCTTGCACTGAGGGCTGCCAGTGTGACGAAGGCTATGTTCTCAGCGGCAGCCGTTGCGTACAGCGTGAAGACTGTGGCTGTGAGCATAACAGCGTCTATTACCCCCTAAATAACACTTTCTGGGTAGGCCCTAGTGGCGAGGAAGGTGAATGTACCCTCCGCTGCAACTGCGGACCTGCTGGAGAAGTCTCCTGTTTCAATGAGTCCTGTAAGGAGGGTGAGGTGTGTGTGGCAGAAGTGGGCTTACTGGGTTGCTACCCTCGGAGGGAGGGAGTGTGCTCAGTCACCCAGAACTCGGTGACATCCTCCTTTGATGGCACCTTCCTGCTGTTCCCAGATGACAGCTCCTACTACCTGCTGAAGCTGTGCGGTCCAGTGCCAGCTAACGGTTCAGTGGTGGAGGTGAAGATGGGTAGGCGGCTGGTGAACAAAGGCCCCTCTTGGAAAAGACCTGTGGTGGTTACAGTTGCTAACCTGGAAGCTCAGATAGGAGGGACAGATTTTGATACAGTAAAG GTGAATGGTGAACAAGTGGGGCTCCCATATGTCCATCCAATGGAGACAATGATGATCTACAGAGCACCAGGCAATGCTACAGTGGTGGAGTCCCGTGGTTTGCTTCGTGTCCACTACAATCGTCAGGGATTCCTCAACAtctccctctccaccctctTCTACAACGTTACTTGTGGTCTGTGTGGCGTCTTTAATAGCAATTCCACCGATGACCTTCGGCTGCCGAATGGACGCCTGGCGGAGTCCACTGAGCAGTTCACAGAGGGCTGGCGGTCAATTGCTGACGACCTCACCTGCAATGGCGACTGTGATGACCTGTATCGAATGTGCACAGACTTACGTCTTTACCAGAGTCCTTGGATGTGCGGCAACATCAACGACCCGGGCAATAGTTCATTTCTGGCATGTCATGCAGTGGTCAACCCCTCACCGTTCTTCAGGAACTGCTTGTATAACATGTGTGTAAAGGAAGGGAATCGTTCAGCATTGTGCTCTTCACTGCAGGCTTATGCCACCGCCTGTCAGGATGCTCAAGTAGGTCTCACTTCCTGGAGGAGTGCCACCAACTGCC CTCTGCCATGTCCAGAGAACAGTCATTTCGATGAGTGCACGACCGCCTGCCCTCTGACCTGTGCCAACTTGGATGAACCTGAAGAGCCGTGCCCTCTGCCCTGCCAGGAGGGGTGTCAGTGCGAGCAAGGCTTTGCGCTGCGTGATGGCCTGTGCGTCGCACGCAGTGATTGTGGGTGCATGAGCCACGGGCGCCAGCTGGCCACTAATCAGACTTTCTGGACAGACTGGGAGTGCCAGGAGCGCTGCTACTGCAATGGCTCTGACAACAGTGTATACTGTCAGCTCGCACCTTGTCACCCTGAGGAGTACTGCCAGGAGAACGATGGCCTATACTTCTGCCAGCCGCGCACTGAAGCCCTGTGTGTGGCAGCCGGTTATGgacattttctgccatttgGTGGCGTGCCATTTGAGCTGCAGAGCTCTTGTACTCTTAGGATGACCACCACCTACTGTGGACGAGAGGGCAGCGACCCCACAACCGTCAGTGGAGCTTTTCCTCCGTTTAAATTGGCTGCTCGTAATGAGGAAAGGGACACAGGACAGGCAATCTGGGTGAGGGGGTTTGCACTGGAGGTCTACGGGTATGAGATTGAAGTGTCTCGAAGTTACAAAAACACTGTCACG GTGAATAAGGAGCGTTTGTACCTTCCCCTGAAGCTGGGCCCAGGGAAGATCAACATCTTTACCTTGGGCATGCAGCTCATTCTGGAGACAGATTTTGGCCTGAAAGTGGCCTTTGACTGGAACACTCTCCTCCTATTGACTTTGCCCCGTGACCTCTACAACACCTCTTGCGGCCTCTGCCAGGGTATGCCCTTAACACCACCCGCACTTACCACGACTGAGTGGGGCATGGCCTGGGCGGAGAGGGACACCTTCTGCCAGGTGGGCTGTGGAGACTCCTGCCCACGCTGTGGCCTGGGAGAGAAAAGCGTGGTAAATGATGCACCTCTCATGATAGCAGACTCCAACACGAACATTGGTACCGACAGCGAAGCAGATGCAGTCAACACGGGCATACGTTTCCACATTGGAGATGGGCTTTATGTGTTTGTGGAGCCTGAGGCAGTGAGACTATGTGGGCTTATTGTGGATCGAGGGGGTGTGTTTGCACGCTGTCACAGTAAGGTGGCGCCAGCATTCTTTTATCAAAGCTGCCTGCAGGACACCTGTATGGATCAGGGAGCTCAGGACACAGTCTGTAACTGGCTGCAGATCTATGCCAGCACCTGTCAGACCCAAGGGGTGCCTGTTACCGGCTGGAGGAGTGACACACCGTGTG TCCAGAGCTGTCCACCTAACAGCCATTACTCCAGCTGCGTGCCGGTCTGCCCGCCCCAGTGCGCCCCAGCCCGTGGCCAGAGGGACTGCAGCCAGGACTGCGTGGAGGGCTGCCAGTGCGACCAGGGCTACGTGCTCAATGGCAAGAGCTGCATCCTGCCTCAGAACTGTGGCTGCTACACTGACGGCAAGTACTATGAG CCCAAGCAGCTGTTTTGGAACGGTGACTGTACCAAACGCTGCCAGTGCATTGGCCGAAACCTGATCCAGTGCGACCCGAGGCGCTGTAAGGCAGAGGAAGAGTGCACCCTACGGTACGGCGTGCGGGGCTGCTTTGCCCGGCGCTCACAGCACTGTGTGGCGTCTGGCGGTGGAGTTTTCAGGACTTTCGATGGGGCATCGCTGCGGTTTCCGGCCTCCTGCTCCTTCGTCTTGTCCACAAACTGTCACAAGCTACCTGACCTCTCCTTCCAACTCATCGCCAACTTTGACAAATGGAGCACACCCAACCTCACCACCATCTCTCATGTCTACCTTTATATCAATGAGGAGAACATACTCATATCTGGCAGCACTGTCAAG GTCAATGGTACACCAGTATCAGTACCGTTCCTAACTGGGCTGATGACTCGTCTGTCCACATCCGAGGGTTTCATCGTCATCGACACGCCTCAGGACATCCAGGTTCGATACAACCAGTTCAACACCCTCAGCATCACCATGGGCCAACGACTTCAGAACAAGGTGTGTGGCCTCTGTGGGAACTTCAACGGAGACCCCGGCGATGACTACATCACCTCCAGGGGCAAGCCAGCCGTCAGTGCCCTGGAGCTGGCCCAGAGCTGGAAGACCAACGGTATGCAGAACAG TTGTGATGAAACCCAGTACGTGGCCCTGGCTCAGTCCTGTGACAACACGGCGGTGGTGGCTCTGCAAGGTGAAGATGCCTGTCTGAAGCTCACCCAGCTGAAGGGTTTCTTCCAGCCGTGCCACGGCCTGCTCGATCCCCGACCCTTCTACCAGTCCTGCTACCTGGATGGCTGCTATAATCACCGCAAGGCTCAGGTCTGTGGCTCGCTGGCAGCCTACGCAGAGGCCTGCCGCTCCATGGGCACCCTCACCACCAAGTGGATAAACCAGGAAAACTGCT CAGAATGGATCTACGACCCCTGTGCAGGAGAGATCTGCACAAACTTCACCTGCGAGCTGGAGAACGGAGGTGACCTGTGCGGCTGTCCAGAGTTACCCACCAGCACTGGAG CAGATGACGACATTATCCAGGCGGAGGTGACCTGTAAGCACGCTCAGATGGAGGTCTCCATCTCCAAGTGTAAGCTCTTCCAGCTGGGCTTTGAGCGAGAGGACGTCAGGATCAACGACGAGCACTGCGCCGGCATCGAGGGCGAGGACTTCATCTCCTTCCACATCAACAACACCAAGGGACACTGCGGCTCCATCGTACAG tCGAACGGCACACACATCATGTATAAGAACACAGTGTGGATAGAAAGTGTGAACAACACCGGGAACGTCATCACCAGAGACAGGACCATCAACGTGGAGTTCTCCTGCGCCTACGAACTGGACCTGAAGATCTCGCTGGAGACCGTCCTCAAGCCCATGCTcag TGTCATAAACCTCACCTTACCGACCCAGGAAGGAAACTTCATCACCAAGATGGCTCTGTACAAGAACTCCTCGTACCGCCATCCTTACAGGGAGGGCGAGGTGGTGCTCAGCACGCGAGACATCCTCTTTGTTGGCGTCTTCGTGGAGGGGGCAGATGAAAACCAGCTCATCCTCATTGTGAACATGTGCTGGGCCACGCCGTCCCGCTACAGCAGCGACAGACTCCGTTATGTCATCATAGAGAGAGG gTGTCCAAACATTAAGGACAACACCATCGGCATGGCGGAGAACGGCGTGTCACTCACCTGCCGCTTCCATGTCACCGTCTTCAAGTTCATCGGGGATTACGATGAGGTCCACCTCCACTGCGACGTTTCCCTGTGCGACTCTGAAACCAGCACCTGCAAAGTG AACTGTCCACACAAGAGGAGGATGTACTCGGAGGACGGCGACCATAAGCAGCACATATTGAGTGTTGGACCCATCAGACGGAGGG AGTCAGACTGGTGCGAGGAGGAAAACGGAGGCTGCGAGCAGATCTGCACCAGTAAGCCGACTGGTCCGGTCTGCAGCTGCGTGACTGGGATGCTGCAACGAGACGGGAAGAGCTGCCGGAGTaaaaacccaacacacacacaaacaacagcacacacaggagcacacacacatggctttCAGGTCATCCTCCACGCTCCACCTCTgaaaagttttggttttattaatTAG